The sequence below is a genomic window from Candidatus Krumholzibacteriia bacterium.
GACGTGCAAACCGTTCAGCGTCATGGCGCGATGCGCGTAGGGCTGATGGGTGACGAGGGCATCGAGATCGTGCTCGTCGAAGGCATGTCGGTGGTCGGCGATGTCCACCGAGACCAACTCGACGTCCTCGACCTCGAGATCCGCATGGCGCAGCAGCCCATCGAGGACGTGCGCACTCGAAGGGTTCACCTCGAGCCCGATCCGTCCGCCCCGAAGGTCGGCCATGGTCGCGATCTCCGTTCTGGCCAGGACCAGGTCGGCACCGACCGAGTGGCTGATGGTGAAGACGATGTTCAGCTCGGGAATCGACTGCGCCAGATCCACCGCGAAGTCGGCGGTCAGACAGGCCGCGTCGACGCCGCCGAGACGAAAGGCACTGGCGAGGTCAGCGGGATTCTCGAATTCGACGCAGTCGATCCGATCCTCGTCGAGGATGTCGATCTCGCCCGCCAGATGCACCGGTTCGGCACCCGGCCAGTCGAGCAGACCGAGTCGAAGGTCGGGCTCCTCCTGGTCGGTACACGCGGTCAGGAGGAGCAGCGACGCGAGGAGGTGGAATCGACACGCCATGATGGCAACGATTCAACCCGCCGTTTCGTCCAGACGTCTAGCCG
It includes:
- a CDS encoding ABC transporter substrate-binding protein translates to MACRFHLLASLLLLTACTDQEEPDLRLGLLDWPGAEPVHLAGEIDILDEDRIDCVEFENPADLASAFRLGGVDAACLTADFAVDLAQSIPELNIVFTISHSVGADLVLARTEIATMADLRGGRIGLEVNPSSAHVLDGLLRHADLEVEDVELVSVDIADHRHAFDEHDLDALVTHQPYAHRAMTLNGLHVVFDSSAIPWEIVDVLLTRKSVLETKDRVFDHLIDGWTETLDRIGAGSARLVEFGARRGPISEAEYRRMLADVEILDAEDNRRLLVEQPESMIEILERCETVLRRWGIVRRDVDLQRLPDGRFFDGPAP